In Dendropsophus ebraccatus isolate aDenEbr1 chromosome 14, aDenEbr1.pat, whole genome shotgun sequence, the following proteins share a genomic window:
- the ETV4 gene encoding ETS translocation variant 4 isoform X4 — MMAGHTNVPGCQSMYRNVEGYPNLDGYGYEKPMRSFTDDACVVPEKFEAGDIKQEVGTYRDGPPYQRRGSLQLWQFLVALLDDPSNSHFIAWTGRGMEFKLIEPEEVARLWGMQKNRPAMNYDKLSRSLRYYYEKGIMQKVAGERYVYKFVCEPEALFSLAFPDNQRPALKSEFDRQISEEDTVPLSHLDEGGVYLQDVGTVPSQNYKGSYNY; from the exons ATGATGGCTGGCCATACAA ATGTTCCTGGCTGTCAGTCCATGTACAGAAACGTGGAAGGCTACCCAAACTTGGATG GATATGGCTATGAAAAGCCCATGAGAAGTTTTACAGATGATGCTTGTGTTGTACCAGAAAAATTTGAAG CAGGTGATATCAAACAGGAAGTTGGAACCTATAGAGATGGACCTCCATACCAAAGACGTGGATCCTTGCAGCTATGGCAGTTCCTTGTGGCTTTGCTGGACGATCCCTCGAACTCCCACTTTATAGCCTGGACTGGTAGAGGCATGGAGTTCAAACTGATAGAACCAGAAGAG GTTGCCAGACTCTGGGGCATGCAGAAAAACCGGCCAGCCATGAACTATGACAAGCTCAGTCGGTCACTGCGCTATTACTATGAGAAAGGAATCATGCAAAAA GTGGCCGGCGAGCGCTACGTCTACAAGTTTGTGTGTGAACCTGAAGCTCTCTTTTCCTTGGCTTTCCCTGACAATCAGCGTCCTGCCTTGAAATCGGAGTTTGACCGACAAATCAGCGAAGAAGATACTGTCCCGTTGTCACACCTGGATGAAGGCGGCGTGTACCTTCAAGACGTGGGAACGGTCCCTTCCCAAAACTATAAAGGCAGCTACAATTACTAG
- the ETV4 gene encoding ETS translocation variant 4 isoform X2 — MSLLRLPPRTHPGHTDAMLFNIGITKSLRAPVSIWFDITAQVPDGDEQFLLDLQSENLAFHSPPVKIKKEQPSSCSDPSLSCSQKPFQYRNGEQCLYASAYDQTSRQVNIKSPNQGAQASPVPHFSRQDRGYVNPQGSSQPVQSGGYLMEHGSRYQQQLPEMCHSFPSTQNMTRESPANYQRQMSEPCLQYPQQSFKQEYHDPMYDQANHAGTSRPHRYPSNVIIKQEQTDYAYDSDVPGCQSMYRNVEGYPNLDGYGYEKPMRSFTDDACVVPEKFEAGDIKQEVGTYRDGPPYQRRGSLQLWQFLVALLDDPSNSHFIAWTGRGMEFKLIEPEEVARLWGMQKNRPAMNYDKLSRSLRYYYEKGIMQKVAGERYVYKFVCEPEALFSLAFPDNQRPALKSEFDRQISEEDTVPLSHLDEGGVYLQDVGTVPSQNYKGSYNY, encoded by the exons ATGAGCCTCCTGCGTCTTCCTCCAAGGACCCATCCCGGTCACACAGACGCCATGCTCTTTAATATTGGGATAACAAAATCTCTTCGAGCCCCCGTCTCCATCTGGTTTGATATTACTG CTCAAGTACCGGACGGAGATGAACAGTTTCTGCTGGACTTGCAGTCGGAGAACC TTGCTTTTCACAGCCCTCCGGTGAAAATCAAAAAGGAACAGCCGAGCTCTTGTTCAGACCCCAGTCTTTCATGCAGCCAGAAACCGTTTCAGTACCGTAATGGGGAACAGTGCCTTTATGCCAG TGCCTATGACCAAACATCGAGACAAGTCAACATCAAGTCCCCAAATCAGGGTGCTCAAGCATCCCCAGTCCCTCACTTTTCCAGACAGGACAGAGGATATGTCAATCCACAGGGCTCATCACAGCCTGTTCAGTCTGGAGGATATCTCATGGAACATGG GTCCCGGTACCAACAGCAGCTGCCAGAGATGTGCCACTCCTTTCCATCCACACAGAACATGACCAGGGAGTCTCCAGCGAATTACCAACGCCAGATGTCTGAGCCATGTCTCCAGTATCCACAGCAAAGCTTCAAACAGGAGTACCATGACCCTATGTATGACCAGGCCAACCATGCTGGAACCAGCAGGCCTCACCGATACCCATCCAATGTGATCATCAAGCAGGAGCAGACAGATTATGCATATGATTCAG ATGTTCCTGGCTGTCAGTCCATGTACAGAAACGTGGAAGGCTACCCAAACTTGGATG GATATGGCTATGAAAAGCCCATGAGAAGTTTTACAGATGATGCTTGTGTTGTACCAGAAAAATTTGAAG CAGGTGATATCAAACAGGAAGTTGGAACCTATAGAGATGGACCTCCATACCAAAGACGTGGATCCTTGCAGCTATGGCAGTTCCTTGTGGCTTTGCTGGACGATCCCTCGAACTCCCACTTTATAGCCTGGACTGGTAGAGGCATGGAGTTCAAACTGATAGAACCAGAAGAG GTTGCCAGACTCTGGGGCATGCAGAAAAACCGGCCAGCCATGAACTATGACAAGCTCAGTCGGTCACTGCGCTATTACTATGAGAAAGGAATCATGCAAAAA GTGGCCGGCGAGCGCTACGTCTACAAGTTTGTGTGTGAACCTGAAGCTCTCTTTTCCTTGGCTTTCCCTGACAATCAGCGTCCTGCCTTGAAATCGGAGTTTGACCGACAAATCAGCGAAGAAGATACTGTCCCGTTGTCACACCTGGATGAAGGCGGCGTGTACCTTCAAGACGTGGGAACGGTCCCTTCCCAAAACTATAAAGGCAGCTACAATTACTAG
- the ETV4 gene encoding ETS translocation variant 4 isoform X3, which translates to MAGRKKFMDADLPPQESEDLFQDLSQFQETWLTEAQVPDGDEQFLLDLQSENLAFHSPPVKIKKEQPSSCSDPSLSCSQKPFQYRNGEQCLYASAYDQTSRQVNIKSPNQGAQASPVPHFSRQDRGYVNPQGSSQPVQSGGYLMEHGSRYQQQLPEMCHSFPSTQNMTRESPANYQRQMSEPCLQYPQQSFKQEYHDPMYDQANHAGTSRPHRYPSNVIIKQEQTDYAYDSDVPGCQSMYRNVEGYPNLDGYGYEKPMRSFTDDACVVPEKFEAGDIKQEVGTYRDGPPYQRRGSLQLWQFLVALLDDPSNSHFIAWTGRGMEFKLIEPEEVARLWGMQKNRPAMNYDKLSRSLRYYYEKGIMQKVAGERYVYKFVCEPEALFSLAFPDNQRPALKSEFDRQISEEDTVPLSHLDEGGVYLQDVGTVPSQNYKGSYNY; encoded by the exons CTCAAGTACCGGACGGAGATGAACAGTTTCTGCTGGACTTGCAGTCGGAGAACC TTGCTTTTCACAGCCCTCCGGTGAAAATCAAAAAGGAACAGCCGAGCTCTTGTTCAGACCCCAGTCTTTCATGCAGCCAGAAACCGTTTCAGTACCGTAATGGGGAACAGTGCCTTTATGCCAG TGCCTATGACCAAACATCGAGACAAGTCAACATCAAGTCCCCAAATCAGGGTGCTCAAGCATCCCCAGTCCCTCACTTTTCCAGACAGGACAGAGGATATGTCAATCCACAGGGCTCATCACAGCCTGTTCAGTCTGGAGGATATCTCATGGAACATGG GTCCCGGTACCAACAGCAGCTGCCAGAGATGTGCCACTCCTTTCCATCCACACAGAACATGACCAGGGAGTCTCCAGCGAATTACCAACGCCAGATGTCTGAGCCATGTCTCCAGTATCCACAGCAAAGCTTCAAACAGGAGTACCATGACCCTATGTATGACCAGGCCAACCATGCTGGAACCAGCAGGCCTCACCGATACCCATCCAATGTGATCATCAAGCAGGAGCAGACAGATTATGCATATGATTCAG ATGTTCCTGGCTGTCAGTCCATGTACAGAAACGTGGAAGGCTACCCAAACTTGGATG GATATGGCTATGAAAAGCCCATGAGAAGTTTTACAGATGATGCTTGTGTTGTACCAGAAAAATTTGAAG CAGGTGATATCAAACAGGAAGTTGGAACCTATAGAGATGGACCTCCATACCAAAGACGTGGATCCTTGCAGCTATGGCAGTTCCTTGTGGCTTTGCTGGACGATCCCTCGAACTCCCACTTTATAGCCTGGACTGGTAGAGGCATGGAGTTCAAACTGATAGAACCAGAAGAG GTTGCCAGACTCTGGGGCATGCAGAAAAACCGGCCAGCCATGAACTATGACAAGCTCAGTCGGTCACTGCGCTATTACTATGAGAAAGGAATCATGCAAAAA GTGGCCGGCGAGCGCTACGTCTACAAGTTTGTGTGTGAACCTGAAGCTCTCTTTTCCTTGGCTTTCCCTGACAATCAGCGTCCTGCCTTGAAATCGGAGTTTGACCGACAAATCAGCGAAGAAGATACTGTCCCGTTGTCACACCTGGATGAAGGCGGCGTGTACCTTCAAGACGTGGGAACGGTCCCTTCCCAAAACTATAAAGGCAGCTACAATTACTAG